From the Nitrospinota bacterium genome, the window GACGGGAAAGGGACCGTTCTCATGATCTCCGACAAAATCCAGACCCCGCCGCCATACAGGGTTGGAAAAACGCTCATATACCCTTCCAGCCGCTCTTCGGAAATTCTGGAAAAGATCGGAAAGACCGCAGTTGAGTCAGCCCTCGCGGTTGGCCTTACAGACGGCGCCGCTCATGTCGAGCTTGTATCTATGGAAAATGGAGAGATAATCCTGTTTGAGATCGGCCTTCGGTGCGGCGGAGGGGCAATACCCCACCCTGTCTGCACTGCCGTAACAGGCGTAAACCAGTTTGTAGAATTCGCGCGCATCCTTCTTGGAGAGAGCAACAGTTTCGCTCCCGAATTGAAAAAACATGTCTGCTGGCACTTCATCACAGCGAAACCGGGGAGACTAAGGGAAATAGAAGGCTTTGAGACCGCCTCACAAGGTGACGGGATAATAGCTTCCGGCCTTGACGTCTCGCCGGGAGATGCTATCAATCCTTTAAAAACTTCTCGAGAGAGGCTTGGATATTTCGTAAGTGTAGGGGATACTGGCGACATGGCGTATGAGGCCGCGAAGAGAGCGGAAACTAAATTGAAATTTATATATGAAGATTAGGGCATGTACAAAATAAAGATCAAAAAAGAGAAACACAATTTTTCGGCGGCGCATTTCATCACTTTCGAAAATGACTGTGAATCGCTTCACGGCCACAACTACTACACATCGCTTGAAATGACGGGAAGCCTGGATGAAAACGCTTATCTGATGGATTTCCGCAACCTCAAGAAAGAACTTTCACTGATCTGCGACCGGCTCGACCACAAGGTTCTGCTTGCCGCAGATAATGTCCATCAAAAAATAACGAAAAGCGGCGGTGAATACGAAGTCATTTTCAACGGGAGCAGATATGTCTTTCCCACGGATGACGTAATAATGCTCCCTATCGAAAATACCACTGTGGAAAAACTCTCGGAGTTCATCTGCCAAAGCATGGTCGAGTCGCTGAAGGCAAAAGGTGGGCTTGTAAACGTCTCCAGCATTGAAGTCGGTGTTGAAGAAACCATCGGCCAGATGGCTTCATTTAAAATTTCATTTGAATGACCGACCTCCCGGCTTCGCGCCAAGACATGAGAGCGCATGAATTACCGGCTATTTTTTTATTATTGAGGGCTTGATACCTATATCCAGCGGCTCAATGATTTTCTTCTTGCCGCCCAGATCTACCTTCTTGTTTTTTTTCACAGGATCATTTGCCACATTTTCGGATTCGACCTCTGTCTCATTGCTCCGTTCCGTAACTGACCTTTGGTAGGGAGGTTTCTGACGCTCGGCATCGGATGTTTCCCATTCAAAGGCTGTCTCTCCGACTATTGAATAAACCCGCAGGCGGTATACCTCCAGACCTGCGATATCATCATCCCGGTTAAAAGTTATGCGGTATATCGATTTCCAGTCTGAAATAAACGGGAAGAGGTGCGCGTCAGGGATATTCCTTAACTTCAGTTTTACAATTCTCCTTGGTTCTACGAGCTTTCCGTCCCTACCTACAAGTCTGATACTCCATATGGAAGACCTGTTTGCAAAATCGTCCCACTTCCTTTCAGGAGTGTAAAATCCGGCTATGAAATCTATTTCACGCTCGTCTTTCACCTGAATATGCTTTATCTCCTCCTCGTATTCCTGATCGTCGAGCCTTTTTTTGCTCTTCATCTCATCCAGATAGCCTCTACGCAGATCGGATGAATACCAAAGAACGTCTCCTACCAATACCGTATCAAGATCACGGTATATTTTCGACGTCCGCGTGTACGACTTCCCCAGAGAAATAACGTCTTCCTTTTTTAGTCTGAAATCAATCTTCGTGCCGGAACTGGAACAGCCTGCGTAGAGAGGGAAGAGTAAAACCGCCATAGCGACGCTTTTGAATAACCGGGAGATATATCCTTTTGTCATTGTTAAAATTATAGGTTGTTCGGTGGCTCTGTTCAAACTGCTAAACATCATCCTTCCAATCTAGCGCACATTCAGGGTCCTCGCGCTCACGGCTCAGCCTCAATTATCTTTTTCATAGCATCCAGGGCTTTCTTCCTGTGCGAAATCGAATTCTTCTTCTCAGACGGCATCTCGGCGTATGTTATCTCGTAGCCATCCGGTATGAATATGGAATCCCAGCCGAAACCGGTATCCCCGGACGGCTTGAACGCGATACTGCCTGGAACCTCCCCGCAGGCAACCTTCACCTCTTTCCCGTTATGAAGCGCCACATAGCACTGGGCTACCGCCCTTCTATCCTTTTCATCCCCAAGCATCTTCAATATCCCTTCGTTATGTACCGCCTCCTCGAACCACTTGATAAGCGCACCGGGAAGACCGTTCCATACATTGATAACAAGACCGCTGTCTTCCACAAGCAGGGGTGTTTTCAGCTGTTCATAAGCCTCTTCCGCCTTGTGGCGGACCGCTTCGGCTACGCTTATGGTCTGAATCTCGTGAAGTTCTTTTGCCTTCCCCTGGGCGATATCGATCCCGAGGATCTGCCTCGCTTCCCGAAGCTTGTTCTCATTGCCGGTCACAAGGATAAGTCTGTTAAACATGGCGATTAGGTTACCCCTTAACGCCTGAAAGCGGAAGTGGAAAAAGGGTGGATAGCGCCCGATAAACCGATCTATAACTAATCCTCTTCAATCACCTCAAGATCTTCGCGGGGGGCGCCGCAGGCGGGGCATTTGTCGGGAAGTACCTGACACCTGTCGTCACTGCACTTCTCAAGATGTCCGCACCGGGTACATTTCCATACTATGGGGGATAATTCTCTTTCCATGATACTTTCTCCTGTCACTTGGGTATAATGGCCGAACCGGTTTCTCCTTTTATTTTAACACATGGCAAACGAAAGTTTGACACGGCATACGGGGACAATCTAAAATCCCGAAAATATCGCGTTTACCAGAGGTTTACATGATAGAAAGCCTGAAAGTACTAGTACTGAACAACAGTTTCGAGCCGCTGCACTTTTGCACTGCGCGGAGAGCCATTACGATGGTTTACGCCGGCAGGGCCCAGCAGGTCGAGAGCGACGGCATCATGTTCCACTCATTCAGCGCCCAGCTCGCCTGCCCCACGGTTATAAGGCTGAACAGATACATCAAGATCCCCTACAAAAAAACTGTCCCTTTCAGCAAGAAGAACGTCCTGAAGCGTGATCATCACACATGCCAGTACTGCGGACAGAAAAAGGGGGAGCTTACTATCGACCACATACGCCCCCGCTCGCTCGGCGGCGAATCAAGCTGGCTGAACGTCGTCGCCGCCTGCAAGGCATGTAATACCAAAAAAGGGAACAGAACCCCTCATGAGGCCGGATTGGCGCTCAGCAGGGAGCCTTTCAAGCCTAAACATATGGCTCTCCTCTTCGAGCCACAGGCGGTCCCGGTGAGCTTTACAAACTCCTGGAAAAAATACCTCTCCGCAAATTTCTTCAATAACTGATCTCCGCCGCCATTCGGCGGTATAATTACCTGATGGAATTCAAGGTCGTATCGGATTTCGAACCCGCGGGCGACCAGCCGGACGCGATCGAAAAACTGACAGACAACATAAACAGAGGTGTTCCGCACCAGGTACTCCTCGGCGTCACAGGTTCCGGCAAGACATATACGCTCGCCAAGACCATTGAGCGCGTACAGAAACCGACCCTCATATTCGCGCCGAACAAGACGCTTGCCGCCCAGCTATACAACGAATTCAAGATGTTCTTCCCCGACAACGCCGTCGGATACTTCGTAAGCTATTACGACTACTATCAGCCGGAAGCGTACATCCCGAAAACAGATACCTTCATCGAGAAGGACTCCGCCCGCAACGACGAGATAGACAAGATGCGCCACGACGCCACCCGCTCCCTCCTCGAACGGCGCGACACGATAATCGTCGCATCGGTCTCCTGCATATACGGCATCGGCTCCCCGGAATCGTACTATGGAATGCTCATACGCCTCGAAGTGGGGCAGAAAATGGAGCGCGACGACTTCATCACCCGCCTTGTCGATATGTCGTACAGCCGGAACAACATCGATTTCAAGCGTGGCACATTCCGTATCATGGGGGACACGGTAGAGATATTCCCGATATACGAATCGGACGAGGCGATACGCGTAGAATTCTTCGGCGACGAAATAGACGCCATCTCCCGCGTCGACTCCCTCACCGGGAAGGTCATACAGAAACTCCAGCGCGCCCCGATATATCCGGGGAGCCATTACGTCGTCCCGAAACAGACATTGGACAAGGCGATACATGACATACGACAGGAGCTTATACATGTCGCGGAAGATCTGCGGCGCGAAAACAAACTCCTCGAACTGCAACGCCTGGAACAGAGGACGATGTTCGACCTCGAAATGCTCAAAGAGACCGGCACATGTAGCGGCATCGAAAACTACTCACGCTACCTCTCCGGCAGGAAAGCTGGGGAACCGCCCCCCACCCTGCTCGACTACTTCCCACCCGACGCGCTCCTCGTGATAGATGAAAGCCACGTCTCGACCGGACAACTGCGCGGGATGTATAACGGCGACAGATCGCGCAAGGAGACTCTCGTGAAGTACGGCTTCCGCCTCCCCTCAGCACTCGACAATAGGCCGCTGAAGTTCGAGGAGTTCGAAAGCGATCCCAAGCAGAGGATCTACGTCTCCGCCACCCCCGGCGATTACGAGCTGGTGAAGTGCGAAGGGAAGGTCATTGAGCTTCTCGTCCGCCCGACAGGATTGATAGACCCGGAGATAATTATCCGCCCGGTAGCTGGGCAAGTAGACGACCTTGTCCACGCTATCAAGGAACGGACGGCGCGCGGTCACAGGACCCTTGCTACCACCCTTACCAAGAAGTTCGCCGAGGATCTCACCGATTACCTGGCAGGTGTGGAGATCAAGGTGAAGTACATGCACTCCGATATCGACACGCTGGAGCGCACGGAGATAATACGGGAGTTCCGTCTCGGGGAATTCGACGCGCTCGTCGGCATCAACCTCCTGCGGGAAGGGCTCGACCTGCCGGAGGTCTCCCTCGTTGCCATACTCGACGCCGACAAGGAGGGTTTTCTCCGCTCGGAGACGTCGCTGATACAGACTTCTGGGCGTGCCGCGAGGAACACGGCGGGGACGGTCATCATGTATGCCGACAAGATCACCGGCTCAATGGATCGCGCCATTAAGGAGATGGAGCGGAGGCGCAATATCCAGATCGCCTATAACATCAAGCACGGCATCACGCCAAAATCAGTTATGAGCAAGATCTACGATACGATGAGCGCAAAGAGTGATGTGCTCCCGCTGGTTGCCGAGAGCGTGGCCGACTACCACTCAATGGACGAGATAAGGATAGAGATTACGAAACTCGAAGAGGAGATGAACCGCGAGGCGAAGAACCTGAATTTCGAACGCGCCGCCGAATGCCGCGACCGCATCCACGAGCTTAAAAAATTCCAGCTGGTGTAGCAACATAACTTGAATAATTCTAATAAACAAAAAGAAGACGAAAAAAAAGTATTCGAGCAATTTGCCAAAACAGCATCTTTCTCAATAATACCCGGTACATTAATCCAAGATGATCCGCCAAATCCAGATATCCAGTGTGAAATTGAAGTAATTGGCAAAGTTGAATTTGAATTAAGAGAGTTAGAAGATCAAGAATCAAGAGCTTTTTTTGCACATAGAATTGGCATTCAAAAATTACTGAGACAAGAGCATGACGAACTTCCGGAAGAACATATTCTAAAATCATCAAAAAGACTAAAATATTCCAACATCCGTATACGAATCAAAGATGATGTTACAGAGTATGTTTTCAGGAAAAATCTAAAATACCTTTGGACACTACTATCAGAAGTACCTGATGGGTATGAAGGCAAACTTGACATTAGAAAGAGTAGCGCACCAGTACTTTTGAATATACTTCATTTTGTTGAAGTCTTTACTGTTAAAAATGTGAATGGCCCAATTTTCTGCCCAGATTCTGCTACTTCGATAGGTGAACCTTCTTGGGATAAGGTATCAGAAAAATTTCACAAAACATATAACACTAAGCTTCCACTGGGATTACTTTTGCATTTGAATAATTATCCTGCGTTTCCTGATGATTCATGGATAAACAAATTTATAGAGAACATTCAAAACGAAATTTCCAATTCTCAATTTATAGCATGTTGGATTTATGACTTCAGGGAAAATGAAAAAGGAAACATACTTTTTAAATTAGTAAATCCACCATTTCAATAATATTTCCTAGTAAACCTTGAAAAATATCGACATATAATTACATTATATTTGTCGCTTCGCGTCAACCACAGGCGGGGGCGCCTGTACTACCAAGAATGGAAAGCCTTATCGCTTTTTCTCGAATTTTTCGCCGGGTAGGTTTTCAAAATCGGAGCCCTGCGTCCATCATGAACTATGCACCTGTCATTCCCGCGTAGGCGGGAATCCAGATTTTAATGTAATTGAATTTCGGGAAAACTTATTTTTTCGAAAAGAGAAAAAGTTACCAAATTGATTTGTACGATACAACAAGAGACGGTAGAGAAAGAGTTAAAGAACTGGATTCCCGCCTACGCGGGAATGACAAAAAAGAATTCTACTTGTCGCTTCGCGCCAATCACTGGCGAATGAAATAGGCGTGGCGATTTCTCCTTGCCTATAGCTGGAAGAATTCAGCGTTTCTTGATGTATTTAACGCCGGGGAGGTTTTCAAAGTCGGCGTCCTGCGTCCATATCGTTGAGTTGGTCGCTCTCGCGGTCGCGAGGATAACGCTGTCGGCAAGGGGGAGGTTCAGATCGGTTCCCAGCTTCGCCGCGCTTATGGCAATAGACGAATCAAGCTCGACGATTTTCCCCTGATGCATGGCCGCCATAACCTGAATTGCTTTATCTTCCCCGCTCTGTTGCAGGACTCGCTTGAATACTTCTGCCAGGCATATGGCAGGAACGATTAGTTTCGAAGTATTTTCTATCGGAGGGGCAAAAAAATCGGCGTTAGGCCCGTCGGCAAAATACTCAAGCCATCCGCAGGAGTCGACAAGATTCAAACCCTGTCCTTTTCTCTTTTAACCGACGTATTGATTCCCTTAACCAGACCGCGCAGGGTGGACATCTTCCTAACAGGTACAAACTCTATCCTGTCTTCATACCGAAAAACCTGCACCTTCTCTCCAGGCTTTATCCCCATAGATTCCCTCACCTCTTGCGGTATAACGACCTGGTACTTTGGTGAAACGGTAACAACAGTCATTTGACCTCCATCGATAAGCATACTGTAATACCAATATGCTATCGATAAAAGGGAGTAAACGCAAGAGGTTCTCCCGCATTCTCACAAAAAGCCTTGCGTTTTGGGGCGTAAGAACATATTTTAGGGGTATATATAGAATGGATTGTTCCGTTACCATACAAATACCTCAATTGCCGCAAGAGATAACGGAATCTATTGGATTCAGACAGACAATTTCAACCGATTTGGAGGAATACCTGATGTTTAAGAAGCTCTCCCTTTCAACCATGCTTATCCTGTTTGCATCCTCTCTTACTATTGGATGCGCCACAAAGGCGCTCGGAGTGAAGGCGGATTCCAGCTTCACCTTCTCAGCGATCACTGACGGCAAGATGGCTGTTGGCGGGGTAGTCTCTCTTTCGGCATCCAGCGAAGGGGATGAAACGAGCTTCGCAAACCTCCTTAGAACACAGCTCCTCGAACAACGCGAACAGTACACCGTCAACCCAGCTGGCGCAGTCGCGAACAAGGTGGGGAACGACGAATACAAAAAAATGCTCGACAATTACAGGAACAACGGCGCGCTTAGCGATGCGGAAATTAAAACGCTCGGTTCGAAACTGCAGGGGACGCGCTATGTAATATTCTCCCGTATCGAATCGGACGATACGACGAGGAACCGCTCCGAAAACGTAACGAAGGACAAAAATGGAAAGACGACAGGGAGGAAGATCAAATCCGAAACCAAAAGAGATGTAATGGCTTCATTCAACGTCTACGATCTTAGCAAGGGTACATCCGCATGGAGCGGCACGATGAAGACCTCCGACAAGAAGAACAAGACCTACGACGTTTCGAGTCTCGACACGATTGTCGATCTCGTAAGCGTGGTGAAGAATGGACAGGCAAAATCTAGCGATGACAAATACCCTTTCCCGGAGCCGCCAGCGCTCAACGATCTGCTGTCCGATATCTTCAAGGGATTCGCCAAGGAGCTTCCGAAGAAGTAGACAGCTAGAACTTCATGTAGACCGCCGCGAACGGACGCTGGTAATGCATCCCGAAGCGGAGCCACTCCTTGTAGGCGTAGATGAAGCCGAAATCGAAGTTCACGGGGGACTTCATCTCCGCGTTGTTC encodes:
- a CDS encoding ATP-grasp domain-containing protein, which gives rise to MNRRTVMVLGGNLYSEPSVQSLKEAGFRIVLVDGNPDAPCFKHVDARGDFSFRDIERCLELAKAENIGAVLPTHDRAVVPSAQISKQLGLKGPSPEAAVISVSKSKTRQAWSRAQLPSPDFLVVKSFEEFRSGVAKIGFPAICKPTDDVGGGSRGVMKMDSSSSLEEAYGFVTSFGENGEALIEPFYEGFEHSVEILMRDGKGTVLMISDKIQTPPPYRVGKTLIYPSSRSSEILEKIGKTAVESALAVGLTDGAAHVELVSMENGEIILFEIGLRCGGGAIPHPVCTAVTGVNQFVEFARILLGESNSFAPELKKHVCWHFITAKPGRLREIEGFETASQGDGIIASGLDVSPGDAINPLKTSRERLGYFVSVGDTGDMAYEAAKRAETKLKFIYED
- a CDS encoding 6-carboxytetrahydropterin synthase, with the translated sequence MYKIKIKKEKHNFSAAHFITFENDCESLHGHNYYTSLEMTGSLDENAYLMDFRNLKKELSLICDRLDHKVLLAADNVHQKITKSGGEYEVIFNGSRYVFPTDDVIMLPIENTTVEKLSEFICQSMVESLKAKGGLVNVSSIEVGVEETIGQMASFKISFE
- the rdgB gene encoding RdgB/HAM1 family non-canonical purine NTP pyrophosphatase produces the protein MFNRLILVTGNENKLREARQILGIDIAQGKAKELHEIQTISVAEAVRHKAEEAYEQLKTPLLVEDSGLVINVWNGLPGALIKWFEEAVHNEGILKMLGDEKDRRAVAQCYVALHNGKEVKVACGEVPGSIAFKPSGDTGFGWDSIFIPDGYEITYAEMPSEKKNSISHRKKALDAMKKIIEAEP
- a CDS encoding HNH endonuclease, translated to MVYAGRAQQVESDGIMFHSFSAQLACPTVIRLNRYIKIPYKKTVPFSKKNVLKRDHHTCQYCGQKKGELTIDHIRPRSLGGESSWLNVVAACKACNTKKGNRTPHEAGLALSREPFKPKHMALLFEPQAVPVSFTNSWKKYLSANFFNN
- the uvrB gene encoding excinuclease ABC subunit UvrB — its product is MEFKVVSDFEPAGDQPDAIEKLTDNINRGVPHQVLLGVTGSGKTYTLAKTIERVQKPTLIFAPNKTLAAQLYNEFKMFFPDNAVGYFVSYYDYYQPEAYIPKTDTFIEKDSARNDEIDKMRHDATRSLLERRDTIIVASVSCIYGIGSPESYYGMLIRLEVGQKMERDDFITRLVDMSYSRNNIDFKRGTFRIMGDTVEIFPIYESDEAIRVEFFGDEIDAISRVDSLTGKVIQKLQRAPIYPGSHYVVPKQTLDKAIHDIRQELIHVAEDLRRENKLLELQRLEQRTMFDLEMLKETGTCSGIENYSRYLSGRKAGEPPPTLLDYFPPDALLVIDESHVSTGQLRGMYNGDRSRKETLVKYGFRLPSALDNRPLKFEEFESDPKQRIYVSATPGDYELVKCEGKVIELLVRPTGLIDPEIIIRPVAGQVDDLVHAIKERTARGHRTLATTLTKKFAEDLTDYLAGVEIKVKYMHSDIDTLERTEIIREFRLGEFDALVGINLLREGLDLPEVSLVAILDADKEGFLRSETSLIQTSGRAARNTAGTVIMYADKITGSMDRAIKEMERRRNIQIAYNIKHGITPKSVMSKIYDTMSAKSDVLPLVAESVADYHSMDEIRIEITKLEEEMNREAKNLNFERAAECRDRIHELKKFQLV
- a CDS encoding type II toxin-antitoxin system VapC family toxin, with product MNLVDSCGWLEYFADGPNADFFAPPIENTSKLIVPAICLAEVFKRVLQQSGEDKAIQVMAAMHQGKIVELDSSIAISAAKLGTDLNLPLADSVILATARATNSTIWTQDADFENLPGVKYIKKR
- a CDS encoding AbrB/MazE/SpoVT family DNA-binding domain-containing protein; translated protein: MTVVTVSPKYQVVIPQEVRESMGIKPGEKVQVFRYEDRIEFVPVRKMSTLRGLVKGINTSVKREKDRV